The genomic DNA GTCCTCACACCCAGCCCGATAGCGATCGAGATTGGCGTGGTCAGTCCGTATGCCAGACACAGCACCCAGGGGAGCCATTTGTGTCGACCAAAGGGAATAGCAGACATCCGTGCACCGATCCCCAGTCCTTCAAACGACTGATGAAAAACAAGGACAGGGTAGAGCGTGGCAAATTCCTCGCCTGTGACACCTAGGTTCAGGCCGATAATGACAGAGTGGAAGATGATGCCAAACTCCAGGATCAGGAAGGCGGCAATCTGTTGCCGAAAAGATCGTTCTGCGTTCGAGCTATCGTCGGAGATGTTTCCGTTGCTTTTGATCCTCGTTGGTGTCGGTCCTCCGTCAGAGGCAGCGGCGTGAGCATGAGGGTGGGAAGTGAGGAAGGCATCGGTGGCCGACTCGTTTCGTTCGACGCCGTATTTGTGTTCAACATATACCTCTGCAGCCAGGTCCATCAAAAAAATGATCACGACCGATGCCAGAACAATGGCGGCACACCAGGAATAGTCACCCCAGTGACCAGAAGTGCCGACACAGGTATTCGGGCCAATACGGCTGTATGCGGGGTCCAGCAAATGGATGAAAGCTGTCGCCAGGATGACTCCGGTACCGAAATATCGGGCAAAGAGATAGGCACCATGCGGGATCTTCCATCCTGGGACTCGTTTGGCCACAACTGGGAAGAAGGTGAAGGCAGTGGAAACGAAGAGAATCACAAAGATGGAGGAAATGCGTGCTCCGAGGTGGCCATTGTAGTCATTCTCAGCGAGGGCCAGGTAGCAGAGAACATCTTCCTCGCTGGCCGTGTTAAGGTCCACGTTGGAGGCGTTGAAGGAAGGCATTGGAATGAGAGAATGAGGGATTGACGTGTTGTGTTCGTGTGAAGACCATGGTCGTGGGCTCCAGCATTATACCCGTTGTGCGAGAGGACCTTGGAAGCTCATAAAAGGACGATGGTCACTCAGATTATATTTCTACCTCGCGGACTGAGCTAAAAGTGGACCAAGCCCATTCCGGCCGTAATCAAAGCGTGGATGCCTATAATCCGAGCGAAGCTTAGCGGATCCTGGCAAGGCATTTCACTGGGACCGGAAACTGGTACATGCTTCACTAAGTCTGATTCAGCAGAGTCAAGCAGGAATGGAGTGTGTGGATAGCGGAAATATACCCGATAGCCACGATAGCAGAGATTTCATTCCGAgtggagggagaagagggctAGGACTCCGTATACCTCGGAGATATCGGAAATGATAGCAGTCCGTAGGGCTGAAGCGAAGCAGATTTgcaatacagagtacaggcTGGTAATACCCGATTCTGTAAATCCTGCTGCCTCGAAACGGTAATCTGATATGTTGGCTGCAGTACAGAGTAATGGCCCATGCGATGGCCAATGCACTGGCTACTGCAAGGAATTATTACAGCACTACTCCCCCGCCACTTCATCAGTGTCacctcctctttctcccatttcttcttctttttctcatgCTACTCTACTTGTCTGGGATGGATTGTGATGCCTATGTCTACCGTTCATCACACATTCTATTCTATCGGTTTTCGATCTTCATCGTTTGATCGTCTTGTGCATCCACCATGACTTCCTCCAAGGGATACGGACTCTATGAACCGTTCGATCTTCTATCCACCATCCATCAGACCTATAGTGATTCTAAGATAATCGTGGTGGCTTGCCTGGCATCCTGGCTTCTCTGTCGTCTGAACTTCCGCTTTATCTGGCTTGTATTCATTCTCGCCTGCTGCCGGACTCAATACGAGGTCTCCATCCGCCGTGTGGAACGTGTGATCCGAGACGAAGTGCGCCGATATCATTCACGAGATACACTCCAGCGTGGCGAAAGTGTCGAATGGGTGAACGGCATTGTGGGCAGACTGTGGCATCTCTACGAACGGCGGATCTGCGATGAGCTCGTGCGATACGTCAACAGTGAACTGGCGCGGAAGGGAGCTGTTGAAGGCAATCCCCAACGAGTGGTGATACACAATCTGGAGGTCATTGAGCAACCGCTGCGCATCAACAAAGTCAGAGTCATTCCCAAACCGGAGTCGCCCAATTTCATTCTGGAAGGAGAGTTCTCTGTCAACATCCAGCACCCGAATGCACACCAACATTTACATTTTCTTGATACACCACTGCTTGACATGAGCATCGTCCACGAACACCCCGACCGGAAACACCATGATATGGCGGTACATGTCAAGCAGTTCACGGGTTCGGGGACGGTACAGTTCGAATTCGATTTCGAGTCATCCCGACCGCACCTTCTCCAGCCACACTTTGAAATCCCCGAAAAGCCGCACATGGACTGTACGATCAAAACGATCAGCCACCATCATTTCCCTTTCCACTTTGCGCACCACGTCGACTGGCGAAAGGTGGTTGAACGGCAAATTCGGGAGGGGATCCACAGAGTCTTCCACCAACCGCTCCCTTTGCCGTTCAACGTGCTGGGCGAGGGACTGATGCTCAAGATCATGACTGGTTTGTGGTACTGGCATCGCTACCGAGACGGTGAAGGCTGGCTGTGATGCTACGTGAGTTGCCACGCCAATTCTTgaggagaaaaaaaggatCAACAAAAGGGGCCAATCAGGGGTTGTTCCTAAACATAGTCTGCCTCGTAGGGCTGATTCCACAAGGGTTCCATTGGCTGGAAACGGTGTTGCCTAGTTCGGGTGATGCTGGTGTTTTGTAAATATCTTTTGAAAATTACAGTAAATACATACTCCAAAAATGGAATATTGCGTATAGTGTGCATATCGCATAGCGAAGGATCACTGCTCCGGAGTACTATGCAACCCCTGGCCATGCCATCCACGCACCCCCAATTCCCCCCTTCAAAGCCACCGCTGTCCACAATGCCCCCGACAATCCTGTAGGACTCTTCGCCCATAGACCCCCTAGCATGGTGCCTAGCCCCAAGCATAGAATAGCCGCAACACGCCGCCGCTGTTCGACATTGAAACCAATTGAATTCGAGAAAAGATCGCAGTAGACGCTCGTCAGCACCACACTAGTCAGTCCCCGGCATTCGAGAACCCGGCTCGTCACCGCTTGACCACTGCTTTGGAAAGCTACCAGACATAACGGAACCAGAACGCGCCACTCTTCCGCGGTAAGATGGTGATGACGATGCAGTGTAACAATCACCGCGGCAATGCCAACCAGTAGCGCCTGAAATAGGAACGACGCGGAGAGGGCCCAGCGCCGTCGTGCAGACGGACCACAAAGACGATAAAACGTGCCGAATAACCGCGATCCCGCGCAGAAACTGGCAATCGAGAGACCGGATTTCACCCATCGACGGTCGGGGTCTGCTTGTGCTAGTCCTAGGCCGAGATAGACCGTGTTTCCGGTTTGCATGCTCACAAAGGAGCCCCAGATGAAGAAGGCGGAGCTGTCGAGGAGTCCGGTGATGACATAGCAAAGAAGGAGAACGAGATCGCCCCGATGAGGTGAGACTTCCTGTTTGAGATAGGCGGCGAGGCGTGGCGTAGGTTTGGGCTGTGCACGAGGTAGGAGAGGCTCTTCTTCGCGTGGCATTGTTTTGTTGCAATTGGAAAAGAAATTAACCTTGGCAACTCGGGAAGTTAACTTATTCACACCGATGATGTAATCATCTTGCATTACTTCCTAATCTATTGAACGAAATTATCCAGAAATAACACTCAAACTATGATTCGAGCATGTGAGACACGAATCCAGACGTCCCGCCTAGGGTGAGAAACCACATGCTGGAAAGTGATCCCTTGGGCCGTATCAGCCAGCCCATCAGAAAGGTGGCCAGCCGGAAGTTCACAATCACAAGCAGGGTTATAGTTGCAACTACCATCGCCCTTGTAGGCAAGAGGTCAATGTATGGCCAGATGGCTAATGGAACACGGCTATGAAGACTCACTTCAAGGTAGTAGTCGACTCAAGGCATTGAGCATCAACGTTGCGCCTTGCGAGTAACCAAACAGTCCGTATTTCTGCTTCGGACAGTCACGGAGAGATTGATTGATGATATCAATCGCGAATCTCTCGCCGGAAGTGGCATTCTGTTGCGGGCCGCGATATTTGACAGGGAGGCTAACACCACCCAGTATGCTGTCAACGGTCTTCTGGATCAGCGTATAAAACATGGTCGGAACATCTTGGGATGGCCGGTGCCACGCGCGTCAATGAGCTCTGTTCGCCATGTCAATCCTTCAGGGGAAGTCAGTAAGCCAACTGTAATCATGACATTGGCGAGCCTTCTCTGGAGGAGTGATACTGGCATGAGGAGAGATAAGAACTGTGACAGTCCGCATCGGCACTCAATTGCCTGGACTAGAGATCCTGATCCGATAGCGAGGCATGGGCCACAGTACAGACAGCTCATGGGATTGTGGGAACTgtgttggttgttgtttaTCCAGAGGCAGTGATCCAATACAAGTATAAAGCCCGTCCtctgatatatatatgtttGTGTGCGGATAAGTGATGCATTGACTGATAGCTCCCATAGATTCTTCCGCTCATTTATAATTATTAAACATTCTTGTAGACTTATGGGCACTTTGATCTTTATTTTTGTGCCCCAATTATACGGAGTATACAAGACAGAAAAAGCGACAGTGATGCCTTGATGCCTGAGTTGATGTCATGCATCACGTGCCGGACTCATTGGGTCCAAAATTGAGACAAGCATAACCACTGCAGAACTCGTCCAACATGAGCCTGCATGACACGCTGTTCACTATCTGACTGTCCTTAACCTCGCAACTAGCTCGTCACCGATTCGATGATCTCACGGGGTATCTCGACGCACCAAGATGGCACATTCCCCAGAGTCCTCCAGCCGGGCCCGAGACCTCGAGCAGAGAGAGGCCgacattctctccagacacCTCGATCCACAGTACACCGGCTCATACGATGAAGGTTCACCGCTCCAGGTTGAACAAGACGATAGCTCAGGGCCCTCACGCAATACCGATACCCCGGACCAGCTCTCCTCGCTCCGGCTCCAGGGTGGTGACATCCACCGCGACCTGTACCGGATTGAGGCGAAAGCGAAACAGCCGCATCGACGAACGGCTACCTTCTCTTACGTCCCACGAGTGTCCGAAGAGTCGATTGAAGACGGAGCCGCTGCCAACGAGCCAGGCAATTTCAGGCGTCATTTTGTTCGACAGAGGCATGGCGAGTTGGACCCCGAGACGGTGCCGTCGTCATTCCTCGACTTCTTAGATTTATACGGTAGCTTTGCTGGAGAGGACCTCGCAGAATCGGAGGACGAGTCGGCAATAacggacgaggaggaaggaCGACCGGGAGAACACAGGCCTTTGCTTGGACGCCGGAAGAGCGCACGAGCAGCGCGCCGCGGCGATGCGTCCAATATCCGGACCTTCTTCACACTACTCAAGGCCTTTGTGGGTGCGGGCATTATTTTCTTACCGAGAGCATTCCGCAATGGAGGCATTCTTTTCTCGTCAGTCACCCTGGTCACAGTAGCAATTATCAGCACACTGTGCTTCCATCTGCTGTTGCAATGCCGGGCAAAGTACGGTGGTGGATATGGTGATATTGGCGAGCGAATTGCAGGGGCCCGGATTCGGACGCTCATTTTGGCGTCGGTTGCGATCTCGCAACTGGGATTCGTTTGCGCTGCCATGATTTTCACCGCTGAGAATCTTCAGGCGGTCTTCGAGGCTGTAGCAATCCGCACAGGCATGTTCGGCTCGACAACGGGCCTGATCCTGATTCAACTCGCTGTTCTTATTCCCTTGGCGTTCATTAGAAACATATCCAAGCTTGGGCCGAGCGCGCTCTTGGCCGATGTTTTCATTCTTTTTGGACTTGGGTATATCTACTACTACGATATCGCCAGCATCGCATCTCATCGTGGCTTGCACCCGACCGTTGAACTCTTTAACCCGACGTCATTCACACTGACAATTGGTTCATCCATCTTCACGTTTGAAGGGATCGGTTTGATTCTCCCTATACAAGCGTCCATGAAACGACCTCAAAACTTCGACATGCTTCTGTA from Aspergillus chevalieri M1 DNA, chromosome 1, nearly complete sequence includes the following:
- the zrfA gene encoding high-affinity Zn(2+) transporter ZRT1 (COG:P;~EggNog:ENOG410PFZ2;~InterPro:IPR004698,IPR003689;~PFAM:PF02535;~TransMembrane:8 (o38-58i70-91o117-138i196-219o225-244i256-277o289-310i331-349o);~go_component: GO:0016020 - membrane [Evidence IEA];~go_component: GO:0016021 - integral component of membrane [Evidence IEA];~go_function: GO:0005385 - zinc ion transmembrane transporter activity [Evidence IEA];~go_function: GO:0046873 - metal ion transmembrane transporter activity [Evidence IEA];~go_process: GO:0030001 - metal ion transport [Evidence IEA];~go_process: GO:0055085 - transmembrane transport [Evidence IEA];~go_process: GO:0071577 - zinc ion transmembrane transport [Evidence IEA]) translates to MPSFNASNVDLNTASEEDVLCYLALAENDYNGHLGARISSIFVILFVSTAFTFFPVVAKRVPGWKIPHGAYLFARYFGTGVILATAFIHLLDPAYSRIGPNTCVGTSGHWGDYSWCAAIVLASVVIIFLMDLAAEVYVEHKYGVERNESATDAFLTSHPHAHAAASDGGPTPTRIKSNGNISDDSSNAERSFRQQIAAFLILEFGIIFHSVIIGLNLGVTGEEFATLYPVLVFHQSFEGLGIGARMSAIPFGRHKWLPWVLCLAYGLTTPISIAIGLGVRTTYNPDSKAALIVQGVLDAVSAGILIYSALVELLARDFLFDPCRTKRRSQLLYMVICMLLGAGIMALIGKWA
- a CDS encoding uncharacterized protein (COG:S;~EggNog:ENOG410PI2D;~TransMembrane:1 (o28-56i)), which translates into the protein MTSSKGYGLYEPFDLLSTIHQTYSDSKIIVVACLASWLLCRLNFRFIWLVFILACCRTQYEVSIRRVERVIRDEVRRYHSRDTLQRGESVEWVNGIVGRLWHLYERRICDELVRYVNSELARKGAVEGNPQRVVIHNLEVIEQPLRINKVRVIPKPESPNFILEGEFSVNIQHPNAHQHLHFLDTPLLDMSIVHEHPDRKHHDMAVHVKQFTGSGTVQFEFDFESSRPHLLQPHFEIPEKPHMDCTIKTISHHHFPFHFAHHVDWRKVVERQIREGIHRVFHQPLPLPFNVLGEGLMLKIMTGLWYWHRYRDGEGWL
- a CDS encoding YoaK family protein (COG:S;~EggNog:ENOG410PKT1;~InterPro:IPR010699;~PFAM:PF06912;~TransMembrane:4 (i35-58o114-136i202-219o225-246i)) — translated: MPREEEPLLPRAQPKPTPRLAAYLKQEVSPHRGDLVLLLCYVITGLLDSSAFFIWGSFVSMQTGNTVYLGLGLAQADPDRRWVKSGLSIASFCAGSRLFGTFYRLCGPSARRRWALSASFLFQALLVGIAAVIVTLHRHHHLTAEEWRVLVPLCLVAFQSSGQAVTSRVLECRGLTSVVLTSVYCDLFSNSIGFNVEQRRRVAAILCLGLGTMLGGLWAKSPTGLSGALWTAVALKGGIGGAWMAWPGVA
- a CDS encoding putative amino acid transporter (COG:E;~EggNog:ENOG410PJKZ;~InterPro:IPR013057;~PFAM:PF01490;~TransMembrane:11 (i194-213o219-240i265-284o296-322i334-352o372-393i405-429o453-474i495-513o519-541i553-577o)), translated to MAHSPESSSRARDLEQREADILSRHLDPQYTGSYDEGSPLQVEQDDSSGPSRNTDTPDQLSSLRLQGGDIHRDLYRIEAKAKQPHRRTATFSYVPRVSEESIEDGAAANEPGNFRRHFVRQRHGELDPETVPSSFLDFLDLYGSFAGEDLAESEDESAITDEEEGRPGEHRPLLGRRKSARAARRGDASNIRTFFTLLKAFVGAGIIFLPRAFRNGGILFSSVTLVTVAIISTLCFHLLLQCRAKYGGGYGDIGERIAGARIRTLILASVAISQLGFVCAAMIFTAENLQAVFEAVAIRTGMFGSTTGLILIQLAVLIPLAFIRNISKLGPSALLADVFILFGLGYIYYYDIASIASHRGLHPTVELFNPTSFTLTIGSSIFTFEGIGLILPIQASMKRPQNFDMLLYTVMTIITILFTAAGVLSYGTFGAETKTEILSNLPQTDRLVNTVQFLYSLAILVGTPVQLFPAVRIIEGKLFGLASGKGDPSIKWKKNVFRTCVVLCCAVIAAAGAGDLDKFVSLIGSFACVPLVYIYPAYLHWKGVAESRWAKYGDLTMAGVGFFFMVYTTVATVSVWINGENP